Sequence from the Cucumis sativus cultivar 9930 chromosome 1, Cucumber_9930_V3, whole genome shotgun sequence genome:
caaaattggtaattcaaataactaatcctaaactataaaaatggtaattcaaacccctcctctaggataaaactcaagaaacatcaagaaggGAGATGTTCTACATCAAAGTGTAGAGAACGATTCAAAATCCTTGGTGAAAGGAATGAATgttaactaatgtgtgtttatgtgaaattgttatgttatgaGTATGTTAAggataaagaaaggtttatgcgagataaaattatttgatgttgtttatgcgaaatgatgtttatgaaaaggtattgcgaaaaggatttcataaaaccttagtcttttagacattctttcaaaaattcatcttcCAAGATGAGgtgtttaggccaagtagagaagaaggttgaaggatttgcAGCGAGATGACCAgacgttttgaaaatagttaagcattggttgtttggtcaaagtgttgtaattatgtatcaaacacatgttattaataaacatcttggtaggtatttattatacttgcACGCCTACTCTCACATTTAGCCATAtgttgtactttgttttccacCTTGACTTTTAATGACACACAAACCAACTTTCCAAGgaattccctttcattttcctattaactcatattctctttttttatcaagtCCTTGCTAGAGAAAGTGGACTTTGAGTTGTTGGACTTTAGTATTGCATGGACatacaattttgaatgaaaaatccTTATAAATGGGGCCTTTGAACTCATTTGATGGGTTGGCTATTATATTTGGGCTTTCACACCAaatggaatttctttttcttatttactttaaaaaaaaaagaaaatttaccacgcccattttttttcatctatttctcTCGTCCGGTTCTTTCATCCAACGGGTCCCACAACTCGATTATGAGTCTAGAGGATACTAAGTCAAACTTAGTGGTTGTTCGAATAAAACGCAGCTTCAAATGTAAGTATTCTAAAAAccttattttttggtttagtcTCGTTAACTAAGCCCTAATTAGGGTAGaatttcgattctttttctgttgtgcatgtcttagttctatcagtAACTCCTTTCAGGGTGATAGCTCTCATCAGCAGACTTTCCATTGCTGGTTTCTTCCTTAGTCATCATTGTATTGTTGTTTTCCACAATAGATAGGGTGAGTTGCAGTTTTACATGAAATGCACTGCTCAACCCACACTCTTTTCTCACTAGTTCCTTATTCTCAATCTTCAACGCAAATTTCATCATCTGGGCCAACCCAATCGGTTCCACGGTTTCcacttccatttttattcatgGGCTAAGCCCAATCATCAAAGTCTCCTCTAACACTACCGTTTGAAGAAATGCTACCAGAGCTAAATATCGATCAAATCGGTTGCGGTATTCTTCTacattcattttctgtttgattgagaaaaatcttCCAACCAAAGTTCCTTCTCGAATTGATCGAAACTGTACAAGCATTCGTTCTTTCAGGTCAGcccaattcttaaaaacttccaACTCTTCTTGTGCTTGGTACCAATCCAATGCCAgatcatcaaaactaataacgcCTGTGGTTAATTTCTCTGAATCGGTAAGATCATGTATCTTAAAGAAGCGATAGGCTCTAAATGTGAgacccatttctaatttgagtaatgaagtaaaatttggctAGGTATTAAGAATTTGGCGTTTGAATAAATCAACGAAAAGGATTAAgcgataaaaaaatttatggttaagtatacGTTATTGCGATTCAGTGGGTAGTTCGCGAAGGAAGTTGTGCgacccatttctaatttgagtaaggaagtaaaattcggctaagaattaagaagttgGTGTTCAAATAAATCCATGGAAAGATTAAGTGATAAGATCTTTTACGGTTAAGTATACTTTTTTGCGATAAGTGGGTAGTTCGCGAAAGAAGTTGTGCGATAATGTAACACCCCGAACTCTaaggtaattaatttaatcgGACCATTCGATATTTTTACTCTTAATTTTTGTTCGACgtcattttgttgttttgtcttaaaaaaaaaagtgttggaaaagtctttcataataataatatattattattattattattaattagcataaaaaaaaaggaaaaaaaaagaaattaaaatatctttttcctctctcccCTCTCTCACGCGTGCGACACCCCTCtctccatctttttcttcttctctttcctgtACCCTAACCCAGCCGACCATCATCTTCTCCCCTTCCCTTGCCGTTCAGATCCATGGCCTCCGCCCACCGCCGCGTGACCCTCTGCCCAGCCCCGCCGCGTGACctctgtctccgtcgaagccaagTCCAGCCGTCGTCCATTcctttcctctcttcttctccgTTCGTGAAGCCCAGTCGCCGCGTCAGATCGTCGATCGATTTTGAGGCAGCGCGCACGCCTCCTTCTAGCCGCGCGtgtttcctcttcttccagCAAcgtgttttttcttctaaccGCGATTCACAAACCGACGTACACTCTAATCTGTTTGCACGATGGTTTTTGTTTAGAATCGATTGCCGCTGCCCCTATTTTTACTGAGATCCGTCGAAGTATTGTTGGTAAGATTGAAGTTATGAAATTGTAGTcgttttcaaaacaatttaagtATGGGTGTGTGATGTTTTCAAGGTGTTCAAACGTTACGGATGGGTTAATTgactaatttgataaattattcttGAAGGTGTGAAAGGTAACCTTGGATCActtaaattcacaaccaatttgtgaattttgatttCGGTTTGCCCTTATTTGGATTGTTTCGTGGACGATAGTTGATTAAGGGAGCTTCcctaactttgaggtaagggactttctactggactcacctaaagtttttgagttgtGTTGGACTGTATGGATGATGATTAAGATGTACACGTTTGGTTGCAGACtaaatgtttagtgtatgttgtatttgactggaaacatatatataaatacattgatgtgtgaattgatgtggattgccgaaagtatacatgtgaatgactgaaattatgcttatgtgtacatgatgatattaatagattgtgcTGTATAAAGATTTGGATGTGAACTAGTGAATTTGTTTCGGTTGAATGTGGATTATACTGAACTGTGGTTTGCGCTGGTAAAAATGAGGGGTGTTGTGACTTTGTTGTTTACTTGACAGatgtattaaaatgttatcaacGACCTTCGAACTTAAGTGAGATAGGTTGACTGTTAGAATGTTGAGTGaaagaactttatattttgaagtaactgaaagatgtcATAAATTACCGTAAAGATGGTTAGAAtggattgaggggaaaaattgttagttttattgggatgtatgccttgtaggtgtcctacgggatcaccaatttttATGCgaccttcgggagcattagactgatatgtgtttctgcagaacactagactgaaatgtacgtccctcggggcgttagactgaaatgtgcatcctacgggatcacaagactgcgactgtacagggtgtcccaatagaatgttaacaatttattttcccctgacgggaccagtagagggtctcttactgggtatttttatactcaccctccttatgtttaatttttcaggcaaaggtaataaaggcagcaaaccggcgaggggcaggaaggaagcgtgaccGCCACAGGGgacactttaaaattttgcttccgcttagtGATTTATAGTATTATTTGTATTCGAACGTGAGactgtttagaaaattttgaagttttaaagtattcaaagatttgaaactttttagttttaaattttcatgtgaattttagtaatttaaaactggggcccaaacaaacaaaataaattttgttcttttgaggttttaaattttaattaaccaaggtcttttgtcaaaagttaatgacctcgacttaggtaaaaagttgggtcgttacagatAAGAAGCGAAAAAGTCTTTGCGTaagttaagaaatgaaagttttgagtgtTAGACTAGGAGTTTTGGGTGGTCTTCGCGAGAAGAACCAAGTGTTTCGTGGAGAAGAAGTCTACGAGGAAGCCTTGGAGTTTAAGTTCGTGATAAGAGTTTTATgcgagtaaaagttggttagttcagGTGGAAcgtttcttataataaaaatataatcaagcgATAAGGTTATTCACGAGAAATGTTAAGTGGTTGAATTTATTCACGGTTTGGGTTAGGCGGGGAGCAaggtttgtaaagaaaatgtcaaatctgatttgacatgggttaacatgtaagattaaggatttgaGCATGACTAGGTTAAATATTAAGGATTTGCATGACTAAGTTAGTATAAGGGATCTATAAAATAGGAGAATTTAGGTAACTAAGGAGGGGATGACgagagttttgttgaaatgttaaaGTGTTGTTGGTTTAGCCACGCGAAAAGATGGTTGTGAGAAGGACTTCTTTAGTGAAGTTTGGTGAGTGCTTTTCAgtcaaaagaatttatgttaagaaactttattacgatttctctttactgatttgaaagaagaattcagaTGAGAATGTTTCAGAAAGATTTCTAcgaaaagttatgttttcaagcattatttataatattaaagcttgatttgatgactatgatttcaatactatgtttctttgagatgatgctaacttttgtgtgcacataaagagtgaAGGCCACCATGGAGTGTACAAACTACATGGTAATAAGAAGCTGACTTATGCATTGAAATGAGCGTATAAAGCTTAGCGGTATAGCAACAAAGACGAATTTGTATGTTCTCAGATGCTGTTGatacagtagtctaaacgcgaggtaatgagaccaagcgTAGAGAACGATTCGGGATCCttgacaaaatgaaatgattttttaagcataaagaaaggtttattcgaaatgaaataatttttcggtatatttaaatgatttgatattatttttacaaaatgattatgaaaaggtattgtgaaaggttttcataaaaccttaaaggatttaaaaaaaaagtggaccaTTCAACTTAATTCCCATCCACTATCCTCTTGTCCAACATGAAACTTTATCTTAGTAAAACTTCTTGATCcactattttacaaaaatattcaaaacaataccATACTACACCAAATGTGGATATTTTGGTAACACTTAAAATGGTCAGAAATACCATTTTcctgacttttttttcatcgaccattaaagaaaaaagtatagaTGATGTTTCACAAAAAACTTCCAAACCATTGTGTTAGTTATCGTTTTGGATGAGGGTTGGGGTAGAGCATCAATACTCAAAGGTTGTTAAGAATTAAGACCTAAGACTTGAAAACGAAATCGCCTGCCTGGTTGACAACAACACCATCCCACTAGAGTGCACAATGATGATTTATTGcattaagaagaagatggcaGTTAACCTTAGCGCCATAATCAGAACCTCAATCCTCCCTTTGATGAAAGCACCTAAAGGTGTCATGCCTTTCCCCTCTACCACATTGAAGCTCTTTGtctaacactacaagaaatgagGACTCTCTCGATGCATAAAATCATTGGGAGATATATAAAAAGCGTCAGAAAAGGCTTTTCTGACGCACTAATATACGTCGGAACACAAGTGAGGAAAAATGTATCGGGAGAGGAACTCCCGATGCACAATGTTGTGCGTTGAGGGTTTCTAGACATCTTCCGACGTTGTATGAACGTCGAAGATGTTGTCAATATAGCATCGAGAGATGTCTAGGAACCATGCGTCGGGAgatcctctattttttttaaaaaaaaataacttcatttaattcctaaattcaaattgaaaattttaaattcaaactcaacttcaacacttcaacctcaacttcaacacttcaatctcaacttcaacacttcaaattcaaatttctaaaacctacaactaattcaaaattctaacaacacttgaaattaaatttcattactAAAActtacaactaattcaaaatctaaatactaaaactaatttgaaatctaaaatctaacacctaaaacaaatttgaaatctaaatactaaaactaattaactaaaacaaaacaataactaaactaaaccactTACCGATGGCGACGACGACGGGACGACAACAGGGACGACAATGGTGATGACAATGCCCTCTTCTTCTCAATCTTCCTCTCggtctccctctccctctctcattttctttctctttatgttTCCTTTATGTAAAGAATGGAGTTAAAAAAGACAGAGAACTCCTGACGCACGACGAAAACGTCGGGAATAGCACCCTATTCATGACCTGATTTGTTAAACGTCAGAAATCCCTAAACATATTCCCACGCGATTAATGATACGTCGGGAATCCCTAAATCTATTCTCAACGTTGCTGCCACCACGTAAGAGGAAGGCGTTACATACAATTAATGATCTGCCCTTCCTCCGACGGTTCCTAAGCTTTTAGCTTTTCTGCAATCACCCCTTATGCATGTTCTCAGGCGAATCTCAACCAAACCATAACACtccatcaaaataaagaagaagagagacaCCTCAAAAccttaaataaagttaagggAGAAGAATGGAAtgacagagaagaagaagaggctTCTCCGCTGCCACCACTACTCAAGAGGAGAAATGTCCACGATGACGCGTCTAACTcgtataaaaaggaaaaaagtcgAAAGCTAGACGTGGCCATCGACCCTAAACCTCTTGCAATCTGACCCCTAACTCTCTCATTGCCtcctccaaaatccaaatcctTCAATTCCAGTCCTCatccaaaaattgaaactccCCCTCATCAATCTTACCCAAGTCCTCTCGCATGTCTATTATCCTCTCACCACCAAATCCCCCATCATTATAACAACATCCTTCACCTCACGACCTGACCGAACAAGCCCTTACCCGATCAAAAGGGCATTGTTAGCGAAGAAGAATTCCTTAGGGTTGAGGAGGAAGACCTGCATCACATTCCTCTCCCTCCGCACACTACTATACGTAATTCCAAGGAGGAAGACTTACATCTCGCGTGTAAACACCGATACCCAATAATCCTTAATTCATCTAAAGAACTCAATAGGACATTAGGGGTTGATGTTAGGAGAAAGATGGTTTAAGATTGGATAGTTTAGTTGAAGTGTTATGGAAGatgtgttaatatttttaagatgataaaagaaaagtgtcaTCGTAACAAAGAAAGGCCTAAAGGGTGTTCGAAAATTGGCTAAGTGTTGGCTAGGGCATGTTGCATACTCTAGGCGGCCAAAAGTGTCAAGCGAACCTCTAAAGAGACATGTTGGGTGGCCAAAGGTTGAGATGTGGTATGGCCGAAAGGTGTCAAGACAACCTCTATAAGACAAGGCTATATGACCAAGGGTATGCGCTAGGCAAGGAAGCTAAGCATCTAGGAAATGTCAAGAAACTCTAAAGAAGTTAGAACGTGGATAAGGAATGTCATGCAACAAAGAGGTGGGCTATGTGGACATAGGTCATGCGGCCAATGGGGCAATTCAACCAAATGCTAGTCAAGATGGCATGGTTTGTTGAAGGCATTGAGGATGTTTGGGAGATTaggcgagaaaaaaaagtcttaggCATTCTTGGCAGTAAGAATTTACTAAAGAACCCTcatagaaaaagggatatgcgTCCAAGGATGACTTAAGCAATATGAGGTAAGATGTGCGGTAGAGTACAAGTGGACAACATACAAGATACCTAAGTTTTGCCAAATAAGTGTCTTGCATGAGTTGGAAAGTGGCAAGTATGGGCGTAAGAGGTGAGAAAAAAAGGTTCAACCAAAGAGCATGCAAGGATCACTATATGTACAACTTTGGACGAATTATGTTAACAATCAACTTGTGTTAATTGGGTAACTCTACTTCGAAAATCTCCTAAATTGAGTGTAGTATCAAGAGAAAGGCTACCAAGAAGAAAGGCattgaagtgaagaaagactcaaaggtcattttcaaaaaaaaaaaaaaaaaaacttgaacaatgtAGAGTATTTTGAGCTACATAACTCAATACTTGGAATTTGTTAGTGACACTTTGTGGTAAGCTAGTGAAGACATTCTAAGTAAGTTTGTAGAAGGaatcttattgatttaagCTTCAAAGTCGAGTTAAGTTTCTGgtagaaaaatcatatttctagACAAGGCCATGGGTGGGTTGATTGCCAGGATGACAAGGTGAGATGAGCGTGTGTTTTGAGCGAAAGAGGTTATTTAGGCTTGGGACATGCAAGAAGCATGTCCTGGCATGATCAAGCAGCCTGAGCCACGCGTCATTACACACTCTATTATGAAAGTTGAGTATATTGCTACTTGTGAAGctaaataaatgtatatatttatagcaattaaattataatgataAGGAATAATGGTGAAGAATGGGAATAAGCATGGATTGATCATATGTATTTTTGGGTATAATGCAATAGTTACCCCCACCGCTGAGTGCACTATGTTTTCAGAGTTATCAAATTGGGTTTCTGAATTCACTTTCGAAAACAGTAGTTAGGCCCAATGACCAGGCCCGTGTATATGTGGGCTCTAGCCTgcttcaaaactaattttttaaaaataaaaaagaattatttatttatttgtagagaaagtgtaattaaatttaaaaatgtacaatatataaatacattttgaagaaaaaagaaaagaaaaatctagaAAGAGTTCATTTCTAACTGATACCTCTTCCCCTTCCTCAGTAACGCTTCCACTGCCTCTCTGTACACATCATCACCTTCAAATGCTCTAACTGCCACCTCTGCATCCTCTTTATCCACCTCACCATCTCCACTCTTTCTCCCATTTCCACTGGGCTTCACCACCACCAACGTCGCATCCTCCATCCACATCCCTCGCCTGACCTCCACCCTCCCCTTGTGCCTCATCCTCACCGTCGTGCTCGGCACCCTCGTTCTCGTCCGCCTCCACTCCGCCACCTCTCCTCCGTCTCCCATTCTCCATCTCCTCAACTCCTCTAAACCTTTCTTCTCCATCACCACCACGCCTTCCCCTCCCCTGTCTCTCAATGCCAAACTCTCCATCTCCAAATGCTCCTCCACCACCTCCCCCAACACGTGGTGCCGAGCCGACGCCGTAATCACAGTACTAATCGTCATAAACACTTTCGATTTCAACCCTCCAATGAAATCCAAATCCGAATCcacatcatcttcttcaatcgCTCCCTTCCTAATTTCacgaaaaatcaaaatcacaCAGCTCTTGAGCGCGTCACCGAACTCCGCTCTCCATTTGACCACTCGCTCGACCTTGAGATCTGTAGTGGGAAACTCGATCTGGAGGTGCTGGATCCGGCGGAACTGACGGAGGATTTGTGCTGGAGAGTTTTGTGATTCGGATTGGAGGAGAATAGGGGAAAGCAAATCGAGAAAGGATTTGAGGACGGATTTGAAGAAGGAGAGGAGGAAGGAGTTTTGGTGGGAATCGGAATCTGAATCGGAGGAAATGACGCAATCGACCTTGAGAGAAAGGGAATCGGAATGGGGAACGAGGGAGTTGAAACGCTTTGAAACGGCTCTGCAACGGATTAAAGTTTTGACATCGGAAACAGAGTTGAAGATGAGAAGAATGAGGGAATCGGGAAGAGACTCAAAGGCGTCGGCATCGTTGGTATAGATggttggagaagaagaagaagaagaagaagaagcattttgttgttgttcaCGTTCCTGTTGCTCTGCCATTGGAAACTgtgaggaaaaagaaatagaaatgaaataagaagaagaaaaaaaagaaaagaaaggatggttgtgtttgtttttgaTTACTTTGGATCTTAATAACGGCCTGCAAAGGCCAAGTGGGAGAGAGAAGACAAGTTGTGTGAGGAGGAGTTGACCATTGACCAAATATTACTGGGACCCCCCACAGGCCCAACTTTGAGGCccattcaaaattcaaacttttaattaaaattaatttactataGGAAATGCCTATTTTCggaattcttttcttcttcttcttcttcttcttcttctaattaataaaattaaatatttaatctaTTTCTGCAAATTTATTCTCAAAAAGCTTTAGAATTATATTTCAAGTCAATGAAAACCAGTTTccttataagaaaaaaaaatcagaataATTTAGATATATGAAGATAATCCAATTAAACTATCTCATAACCATAATCTTTTTGGTTAGTtgaccaaaacaaacatcGTTCATGAAAGAgaataaaacaatatcaaaatatttaataatgataattattaaaatagaaaaaaatggtgaaaagagatcgaagaaaaagaaataggatGTGGGAGAATTGAGAACGGCTAAGTGATATTAAATGTGTGTTGAAAAATTGTGGCCTTTCTCATGGGAATTGAATGTGAAATATAGTTAATAAAAGTCGAAATAATAGAGACAATGTCAGAGTTGGCAAATTACTcggaaaagaaacaacaattcCTAATCTATatctctatttattatttttcctcaACTACTTTGAGTCTCATGTCTCtctttgcatttttttttcttctttttttatctacaatttcttttaaatattcattcacaactttctattttatataatcCCTATCAATCTcccaattttcaaattttataacataaatctttccatttttaaattttgttttccgtaagttttttttttttttgaccgATCACATactcgtttttctttttaaataacataGTTGGAGGGCTAATAgattaatagatttttaagaGTATATTGAACACAtgttaaaaagtttagaatatAAATACATCTAACCTATATTAAACCTAAAATTTGGGTGTTACATTAgtaagatatttaaaatttacaacttttctttaatattgttattgCTAATAATGCTACTTTGTGAGAgagtttaataataataaatgaatagaatattaatgtataaatttaagagaaaaactatattttgatttgttttggaatataaattaaaagtgatGACAAAAGCAACATTAAGAAATGTGAAAGAGGACagagaaataaattgaattgaatgttATGAACATAATTTGTTCAAACAAAGTTTTAgtaatatgtatataattatcaaCCAAGCCGTTACCTAATTTTGTCTTTaccacaaaattgaaaaaggaaaCGTATACTATATTACAAATTGCATCATTTTTTAATGCGAATATAAAGTCATATTCTTTATttggattttatatt
This genomic interval carries:
- the LOC101203038 gene encoding F-box protein At1g22220 isoform X1, with protein sequence MAEQQEREQQQNASSSSSSSSPTIYTNDADAFESLPDSLILLIFNSVSDVKTLIRCRAVSKRFNSLVPHSDSLSLKVDCVISSDSDSDSHQNSFLLSFFKSVLKSFLDLLSPILLQSESQNSPAQILRQFRRIQHLQIEFPTTDLKVERVVKWRAEFGDALKSCVILIFREIRKGAIEEDDVDSDLDFIGGLKSKVFMTISTVITASARHHVLGEVVEEHLEMESLALRDRGGEGVVVMEKKGLEELRRWRMGDGGEVAEWRRTRTRVPSTTVRMRHKGRVEVRRGMWMEDATLVVVKPSGNGRKSGDGEVDKEDAEVAVRAFEGDDVYREAVEALLRKGKRYQLEMNSF
- the LOC101203038 gene encoding F-box protein At1g22220 isoform X2; translated protein: MAEQQEREQQQNASSSSSSSSPTIYTNDADAFESLPDSLILLIFNSVSDVKTLIRCRAVSKRFNSLVPHSDSLSLKVDCVISSDSDSDSHQNSFLLSFFKSVLKSFLDLLSPILLQSESQNSPAQILRQFRRIQHLQIEFPTTDLKVERVVKWRAEFGDALKSCVILIFREIRKGAIEEDDVDSDLDFIGGLKSKVFMTISTVITASARHHVLGEVVEEHLEMESLALRDRGGEGVVVMEKKGLEELRRWRMGDGGEVAEWRRTRTRVPSTTVRMRHKGRVEVRRGMWMEDATLVVVKPSGNGRKSGDGEVDKEDAEVAVRAFEGDDVYREAVEALLRKGKRQR